The following are encoded together in the Streptomyces sp. NBC_00341 genome:
- the cynS gene encoding cyanase — protein MVHAQFDNTARQQLAITAVEAKTRKDLSWQQIADAAGFSVAFVTAAVLGQHALPKPSAEAVAELLGLDEDAVMLLQTIPTRGSIPGGIPTDPTIYRFHEMLQVYGTTLKALVHEQFGDGIISAINFRLDVKKVADPEGGERAVITLDGKYLPTKPF, from the coding sequence ATGGTGCACGCCCAGTTCGACAACACCGCCCGCCAGCAGCTCGCCATCACGGCCGTCGAGGCCAAGACGCGCAAGGACCTGTCCTGGCAGCAGATCGCCGACGCGGCGGGCTTCTCCGTCGCCTTCGTCACCGCCGCCGTGCTCGGCCAGCACGCGCTGCCCAAGCCCTCCGCCGAAGCGGTCGCGGAACTCCTCGGCCTGGACGAGGACGCGGTGATGCTGCTCCAGACCATCCCGACCCGCGGCTCCATCCCGGGCGGCATTCCCACCGACCCGACCATCTACCGGTTCCACGAGATGCTCCAGGTCTACGGCACCACCCTGAAGGCCCTGGTCCACGAGCAGTTCGGGGACGGCATCATCTCGGCGATCAACTTCCGGCTGGACGTGAAGAAGGTCGCGGACCCCGAGGGCGGCGAGCGCGCCGTCATCACCCTGGACGGCAAGTACCTGCCGACCAAGCCGTTCTGA
- a CDS encoding MarR family winged helix-turn-helix transcriptional regulator codes for MAAKSAALKGADLTVAQYAALFALADHPGMPGAALARVCLVTPQAMAAVLKHLEERGLVVRTVHPWHQKMLETRLTEAGTETLRRADEQAVRIERRIADEFTPQERDALRSLLSRCVAAIQRD; via the coding sequence ATGGCAGCCAAGAGCGCCGCGCTGAAGGGCGCCGACCTCACCGTCGCCCAGTACGCGGCACTGTTCGCCCTCGCCGACCACCCCGGAATGCCGGGTGCCGCGCTGGCCAGGGTCTGCCTGGTCACCCCGCAGGCCATGGCGGCGGTGCTCAAGCACTTGGAGGAGCGCGGACTGGTCGTCAGGACCGTGCACCCGTGGCACCAGAAGATGCTGGAGACCCGGCTGACGGAGGCCGGTACCGAAACGCTGCGCCGGGCCGACGAGCAGGCGGTGCGGATCGAACGCCGCATCGCCGACGAGTTCACCCCGCAGGAGCGGGACGCCCTGCGGTCTCTGCTCAGCCGCTGCGTCGCGGCCATTCAGCGCGACTGA
- the cynR gene encoding transcriptional regulator CynR produces the protein MALELRHLRYLLAVAEHANFTRAAEELHISQPTLSQQVKQLERAVGVQLLDRSGRAVRLTDAGESYAHYARRALQDLAAAERAVLDVRDLSRGALRLAMTPTFTAYLIGPLAELLHTRHPGITLDVRELPQDRIESALLADALDLGIAFHGPHLPGITATELFTETLSLVVGPRHSRAGSTRALPVTSLTGQPLALLSGDFATRGHIDAYFTLHRTTPSVAVQANSISALTEIVRRTPLATVLPDALTRDHPHLSPVPLTPALPSRTVTLLRREAAYQSSAAQEFTRLTRDWVRTLDTLDAPMPEGGPGR, from the coding sequence ATGGCCCTGGAACTACGTCATCTCCGCTATCTGCTCGCCGTCGCGGAACACGCCAACTTCACCCGGGCGGCCGAGGAGCTGCACATCTCCCAGCCCACCCTGTCCCAGCAGGTCAAGCAGCTGGAGCGGGCGGTCGGGGTCCAGTTGCTCGACCGCTCCGGCCGCGCGGTCCGGCTGACCGACGCGGGCGAGTCGTACGCGCACTACGCCCGCCGCGCCCTCCAGGACCTCGCCGCCGCGGAACGCGCCGTGCTCGACGTGCGGGACCTGTCCCGCGGCGCGCTGCGGCTGGCCATGACACCGACTTTCACGGCGTACCTCATCGGCCCGCTGGCGGAGCTGCTCCACACCCGCCACCCGGGAATCACGCTGGATGTCAGGGAGCTGCCCCAGGACCGCATCGAGTCGGCGCTGCTGGCCGACGCACTCGATCTCGGCATCGCCTTCCACGGCCCGCATCTGCCCGGCATCACCGCCACAGAGCTGTTCACCGAGACCCTGAGTCTTGTCGTCGGCCCCCGCCACTCCCGCGCGGGGAGCACCCGCGCCCTGCCGGTGACAAGCCTCACCGGGCAGCCGCTCGCCCTGCTCAGCGGCGACTTCGCGACCCGCGGCCACATCGACGCCTACTTCACCCTCCACCGCACGACGCCGTCGGTCGCGGTGCAGGCCAACTCCATCAGCGCCCTCACCGAGATCGTCCGGCGCACCCCGCTGGCCACGGTCCTGCCCGACGCGCTCACCCGCGACCACCCCCACCTCAGCCCCGTCCCCCTCACCCCGGCCCTTCCCTCGCGCACGGTCACGCTGCTGCGCCGCGAAGCCGCGTATCAGAGCTCCGCGGCGCAGGAGTTCACCCGGCTCACGCGTGACTGGGTCCGGACCCTCGACACCCTCGACGCCCCGATGCCCGAGGGCGGGCCGGGGCGGTGA
- a CDS encoding RICIN domain-containing protein, whose product MTSVLVAGALAGSVLAATPAPAAVRAATAPAAAALPTGWATVVNSGSGKCLDARAAATVNGTAVQQYTCNSSTAQQWSLTATSGGYVRINNRNDAGQAVDVTDVSTADSAAVQLWTYSNGANQQWQPVDEGGGAYHFVNRNSGKCLDVPAASTADSVQLVQYTCNNSAAQRFQVTPVSTAPGDVDLGPNVVVFDPSMPSATIQSRLDSIFRQQETNQFGNQRYAVMFKPGTYSNDVNVGFYTQVLGLGQSPDSVTINGAVHAEADWFPPNNATQNFWRGAENLSVNPTGGTDRWAVSQAAPYRRMHVRGNLALDDGGWASGGFMADTKIDGQVRSGTQQQWLTRDSTLGGWTGSNWNMVFVGSQGVPATSFPNPPYTTVNQAPVVREKPFLYVDGNGAYQVFVPAVRTNASGTTWAGGNAAGTSVGMDKFFVVKAGATAAQINAALAEGKNLLVTPGVYHLDQTLKVTRPDTVVLGLGLATFIPDNGVTAMTVADVDGVKVAGILLDAGTTNSATLMEVGPAGSSASHAANPTSLHDVFFRVGGAAVGRATTSLVVNSDHVIGDHMWIWRGDHGSGIGWNSNKADTGLVVNGDDVTMYGLFVEHYQKHQTIWNGNGGRTYFYQNEMPYDVPDQASWMNGSTQGYAAYKVADSVTSHQAYGLGSYCFFSSNPGVTAEHAFEVPNNPNVRFQSMVTVSLGGTGTIRHIINGRGGPSNSSSNVANLVSQP is encoded by the coding sequence CTGACCTCGGTGCTGGTGGCCGGTGCGCTGGCCGGCTCCGTCCTGGCCGCAACCCCGGCCCCGGCCGCGGTCCGGGCCGCCACCGCCCCGGCCGCCGCCGCGCTGCCGACCGGCTGGGCCACCGTCGTCAACAGCGGCAGCGGCAAGTGCCTGGACGCCCGAGCCGCCGCGACCGTCAACGGCACCGCCGTCCAGCAGTACACCTGCAACAGCTCCACCGCCCAGCAGTGGAGCCTGACCGCGACCAGCGGCGGCTATGTGCGCATCAACAACCGCAACGACGCCGGCCAGGCGGTGGACGTCACCGACGTCTCCACCGCCGACAGCGCCGCCGTCCAGCTCTGGACGTACAGCAACGGCGCCAACCAGCAGTGGCAGCCGGTCGACGAGGGCGGCGGCGCCTACCACTTCGTCAACCGCAACAGCGGCAAGTGCCTGGACGTGCCCGCCGCCTCGACGGCCGACAGCGTCCAGCTCGTCCAGTACACCTGCAACAACTCCGCCGCCCAGCGCTTCCAGGTCACCCCGGTGAGCACCGCGCCGGGCGATGTGGACCTGGGCCCCAACGTGGTGGTCTTCGATCCGTCGATGCCCTCCGCCACCATCCAGAGCCGGCTCGACTCGATCTTCCGGCAGCAGGAGACCAACCAGTTCGGCAACCAGCGCTACGCGGTGATGTTCAAGCCGGGTACGTACAGCAACGACGTCAACGTGGGCTTCTACACCCAGGTCCTCGGGCTCGGGCAGTCGCCCGACTCGGTGACGATCAACGGCGCGGTCCACGCGGAGGCGGACTGGTTCCCGCCGAACAACGCCACCCAGAACTTCTGGCGCGGCGCGGAGAACCTCTCGGTGAACCCGACCGGCGGCACCGACCGCTGGGCCGTCTCCCAGGCCGCCCCGTACCGGCGGATGCACGTGCGCGGCAATCTGGCCCTGGACGACGGCGGCTGGGCCAGCGGCGGCTTCATGGCCGACACCAAGATCGACGGCCAGGTGCGGTCCGGCACGCAGCAGCAGTGGCTCACCCGCGACTCCACGCTCGGCGGCTGGACCGGCTCCAACTGGAACATGGTCTTCGTCGGCAGCCAGGGCGTCCCGGCCACCAGCTTCCCCAACCCGCCCTACACCACGGTGAACCAGGCACCCGTGGTCCGCGAGAAGCCCTTTCTGTACGTGGACGGCAACGGCGCCTACCAGGTGTTCGTTCCGGCCGTCCGGACCAACGCCTCGGGCACCACCTGGGCGGGCGGCAACGCCGCGGGCACCTCGGTCGGCATGGACAAGTTCTTCGTCGTGAAGGCCGGAGCCACCGCCGCGCAGATCAACGCCGCGCTGGCCGAGGGGAAGAACCTGCTGGTCACCCCGGGCGTCTACCACCTCGACCAGACGCTGAAGGTGACCAGGCCCGACACCGTCGTGCTGGGGCTCGGCCTCGCCACGTTCATCCCGGACAACGGGGTCACCGCGATGACGGTGGCCGATGTCGACGGGGTCAAGGTCGCCGGCATCCTCCTCGACGCCGGAACCACCAACTCCGCGACCCTGATGGAGGTCGGCCCGGCCGGATCCTCGGCCTCGCACGCGGCGAACCCGACCTCGCTGCACGACGTCTTCTTCCGGGTCGGCGGCGCCGCCGTGGGCCGGGCGACCACCAGCCTGGTGGTCAACAGCGACCACGTCATCGGCGACCACATGTGGATCTGGCGCGGCGACCACGGCAGCGGCATCGGCTGGAACAGCAACAAGGCGGACACCGGCCTCGTCGTCAACGGTGACGACGTGACGATGTACGGGCTCTTCGTCGAGCACTACCAGAAGCACCAGACGATCTGGAACGGCAACGGCGGGCGCACGTACTTCTACCAGAACGAGATGCCCTACGACGTGCCCGACCAGGCGTCCTGGATGAACGGCTCCACCCAGGGCTACGCCGCCTACAAGGTCGCGGACTCCGTCACCAGCCACCAGGCGTACGGGCTCGGCAGCTACTGCTTCTTCAGCTCGAACCCGGGCGTGACCGCGGAGCACGCCTTCGAGGTGCCGAACAACCCGAACGTCCGGTTCCAGAGCATGGTGACCGTCTCGCTCGGCGGCACCGGGACCATCCGGCACATCATCAACGGGCGGGGCGGCCCCTCCAACTCCTCCTCCAACGTGGCGAACCTCGTCAGCCAGCCCTGA
- a CDS encoding gamma-glutamyltransferase family protein: protein MFTTRPTLQGTFGMVSSTHWLASQSAMAVLEDGGNAYDAAVAAGFVLHVVEPHLNGPAGEVPVILAPADGEVQVLCGQGPAPAGATAAHYRSLGLGLVPGTGPLAAAVPGAFDAWMLLLRDHGTKTVAEVLRYAIGYAEDGHPPVERVGRTVESVRELFETQWPTSAAVYLPGGASPRPGDLFRNPALAATWRRLIAEAEETGGADRTAQIEAARAIWREGFIAEALVRQAAVPTMDTSGDRHPGTLTAADLAGWSASYEAPATYDWNGWTLAKAGGWSQGPAFLQQLALLPAELPRYGSEEYVHLLIEGCKLAMADREAWYGDADEVPLATLLSEPYNAARRALVTERASHELRPGSPDGRVPVLSEHARAVADGFDVTGLPVVGAGEPTVAKEGGEPTATADRTGEPSVGADGATRGDTCHVDIVDRWGNMVSATPSGGWLQSNPVVPELGFPLGTRLQMAWLDEGLPNSLTPGRRPRTTLTPTLALRDGVPVMAFGTPGGDQQDQWQLHFFLAVALRAEVRGGLDLQGAIDAPNWHNDSFPGSFFPRGMLPGSVTVEAGMDPEVVAGLRRRGHDVTVGDAWSEGRMCAVARDPRTGILSAAANPRGMQGYAVGR, encoded by the coding sequence ATGTTCACCACCCGGCCCACCCTCCAGGGCACCTTCGGCATGGTGTCCTCCACCCACTGGCTCGCCTCGCAGTCAGCGATGGCGGTCCTGGAGGACGGCGGCAACGCCTATGACGCCGCCGTCGCCGCCGGATTCGTCCTGCACGTCGTCGAACCGCACCTGAACGGACCGGCCGGCGAAGTGCCGGTGATCCTGGCGCCCGCGGACGGCGAGGTCCAGGTGCTGTGCGGCCAGGGCCCGGCCCCCGCCGGGGCCACCGCCGCCCACTACCGCTCGCTCGGCCTCGGCCTGGTCCCCGGCACCGGTCCGCTCGCCGCCGCCGTGCCGGGAGCCTTCGACGCCTGGATGCTGCTGCTGCGCGACCACGGCACCAAGACCGTTGCCGAGGTGCTGCGGTACGCCATCGGTTACGCGGAGGACGGCCACCCGCCCGTGGAGCGGGTCGGCCGGACCGTCGAGAGTGTCCGCGAGCTCTTCGAGACGCAGTGGCCCACCTCCGCCGCCGTCTACCTGCCCGGCGGCGCCTCCCCGAGGCCGGGCGACCTCTTCCGTAATCCGGCCCTGGCCGCGACCTGGCGCCGACTGATAGCCGAGGCCGAGGAGACCGGCGGCGCGGACCGCACCGCCCAGATCGAGGCCGCCCGCGCGATCTGGCGCGAGGGCTTCATCGCCGAGGCGCTGGTCCGCCAGGCGGCCGTCCCCACCATGGACACCAGCGGCGACCGCCATCCCGGCACCCTCACCGCCGCCGACCTGGCCGGCTGGTCCGCGTCCTACGAGGCGCCCGCCACGTACGACTGGAACGGCTGGACGCTCGCCAAGGCCGGCGGCTGGAGCCAGGGCCCCGCCTTCCTCCAGCAGCTGGCCCTGCTCCCCGCCGAGCTGCCCCGCTACGGCTCCGAGGAGTACGTCCACCTGCTCATCGAGGGCTGCAAGCTCGCCATGGCCGACCGCGAGGCCTGGTACGGCGACGCGGACGAGGTGCCGCTCGCCACCCTGCTCTCCGAGCCGTACAACGCCGCCCGCCGCGCCCTGGTCACCGAGCGCGCCTCGCACGAGCTGCGGCCGGGCAGCCCCGACGGGCGGGTTCCCGTCCTGAGCGAGCACGCCCGCGCCGTGGCCGACGGCTTCGACGTGACGGGTCTCCCCGTCGTCGGTGCCGGAGAGCCGACGGTCGCGAAGGAAGGGGGGGAGCCCACGGCGACCGCGGACCGTACCGGAGAGCCGTCCGTCGGCGCGGACGGCGCCACCCGCGGGGACACCTGCCACGTGGACATCGTCGACCGCTGGGGCAACATGGTCTCGGCCACGCCAAGCGGCGGCTGGCTCCAGTCCAACCCGGTCGTCCCCGAGCTCGGCTTCCCACTCGGCACCCGCCTCCAGATGGCCTGGCTGGACGAGGGCCTGCCGAACTCCCTCACCCCCGGCCGCCGGCCCCGCACCACTCTCACCCCGACCCTCGCCCTGCGCGACGGCGTCCCCGTCATGGCGTTCGGCACCCCGGGCGGCGACCAGCAGGACCAGTGGCAGCTGCACTTCTTCCTCGCCGTCGCGCTGCGCGCCGAGGTCCGCGGCGGCCTCGACCTCCAGGGCGCCATCGACGCCCCGAACTGGCACAACGACAGCTTCCCCGGCTCCTTCTTCCCGCGCGGGATGCTTCCGGGCAGCGTCACCGTCGAGGCGGGCATGGACCCGGAGGTGGTGGCCGGGCTGCGCCGGCGCGGCCATGACGTCACGGTGGGCGACGCGTGGTCCGAGGGCCGGATGTGCGCGGTCGCCCGCGACCCGCGCACCGGGATCCTGTCCGCCGCCGCGAACCCGCGCGGAATGCAGGGGTACGCGGTCGGACGCTGA
- a CDS encoding carbonic anhydrase, with protein MHDLAAGVARFRRDVFPAKAELFARLAGTHTPTTLFISCSDARVVPELITGSEPGELFVIRTAGNLVPAYTPGAEGVAASIEYAVAVLGVTDIVVCGHSACGAMTALAEGHDLSALPTVAGWLRHADASVARAAESGVDALVRANVLAQLAGLATHPSVARALAARKVTLHGWVYDIPTGAVTRLDASGAPAPAGVS; from the coding sequence GTGCACGACCTCGCAGCAGGCGTCGCGCGTTTCCGCCGGGATGTCTTCCCGGCAAAGGCGGAGCTCTTCGCCCGCCTGGCGGGCACGCACACGCCGACGACACTGTTCATCAGCTGCTCCGACGCCCGCGTGGTCCCCGAGCTGATCACCGGCAGCGAGCCGGGTGAGCTGTTCGTGATCCGGACCGCCGGCAATCTCGTCCCGGCCTACACCCCCGGCGCCGAGGGAGTGGCGGCGAGCATCGAGTACGCGGTGGCGGTCCTGGGCGTCACGGACATCGTCGTGTGCGGTCACTCCGCCTGCGGCGCCATGACGGCCCTGGCCGAGGGCCACGACCTGAGTGCCCTGCCGACCGTCGCCGGCTGGCTGCGTCACGCGGACGCCTCCGTGGCCCGCGCCGCGGAGTCCGGGGTGGACGCGCTGGTCCGGGCCAACGTCCTCGCGCAGCTCGCCGGCCTGGCCACCCATCCCTCGGTGGCCAGGGCACTGGCGGCGCGGAAGGTGACGCTGCACGGCTGGGTCTACGACATTCCCACCGGCGCCGTCACCCGACTCGACGCGTCCGGCGCCCCGGCACCGGCCGGGGTGTCCTGA
- a CDS encoding nucleoside deaminase, whose product MDFAQRTIDIARRNVAEGGRPFATVIVKDGEILAESPNRVAQTNDPTAHAEILAIREACTKLGTEHLTGTTIYVLAHPCPMCLGSLYYCSPDEVVFLTTRDAYEPYYVDDRKYFELDSFYGEFAKNWDERRLPMTHTPHEGATEVYRLWQEGNGGERRVPGAPTA is encoded by the coding sequence ATGGACTTCGCGCAGCGCACCATCGACATCGCCCGCCGCAACGTCGCGGAGGGCGGCCGCCCCTTCGCCACCGTCATCGTCAAGGACGGCGAGATCCTGGCCGAGAGCCCGAACCGGGTCGCCCAGACCAACGACCCGACCGCCCACGCGGAGATCCTCGCCATCCGCGAGGCCTGCACGAAGCTGGGCACCGAGCACCTGACCGGCACCACCATCTACGTACTCGCCCACCCCTGCCCGATGTGCCTGGGCTCCCTGTACTACTGCTCGCCGGACGAGGTCGTCTTCCTCACCACCCGGGACGCCTACGAGCCGTACTACGTGGACGACCGCAAGTACTTCGAACTCGACTCCTTCTACGGTGAGTTCGCCAAGAACTGGGACGAGCGCCGGCTGCCGATGACACACACGCCCCACGAAGGGGCGACCGAGGTCTACCGGCTCTGGCAGGAGGGCAACGGCGGCGAGCGCCGGGTGCCGGGCGCTCCCACCGCCTGA
- a CDS encoding VOC family protein: MTTSLGAFVLGTPDPPALADFYRALLGWEEVERGAEWVRLRSLEQERPGLSFQLEADHTAPVWPPRPGTQQMQAHLDVQVDDLDVETARACALGATVEEHQPEDDVRVLRDPHGHLFCLFLPGA, encoded by the coding sequence ATGACGACATCGCTCGGTGCATTTGTCCTCGGTACTCCGGACCCGCCCGCCCTCGCCGACTTCTACCGCGCCCTGCTGGGCTGGGAGGAGGTCGAGCGGGGTGCGGAGTGGGTCCGGCTGCGGTCCCTCGAACAGGAGCGGCCTGGCCTGAGCTTCCAGCTGGAGGCCGACCACACCGCTCCCGTATGGCCGCCACGACCGGGTACCCAGCAGATGCAGGCACACCTGGACGTGCAGGTCGACGACCTGGACGTGGAGACCGCTCGGGCCTGCGCGCTGGGTGCGACGGTCGAGGAACACCAGCCGGAGGACGACGTGCGGGTCCTCCGCGACCCGCACGGTCACCTGTTCTGCCTCTTCCTTCCGGGAGCGTGA
- a CDS encoding phosphocholine-specific phospholipase C, whose protein sequence is MTTDISRRRLFALGGGALGAAAAGSLLPPSLQAAIAAQPAHAAGSGGRDGLGAIKHVVILMQENRSFDHYFGTLRGVRGFGDRNAVELPSGRPVFEQPGPLGTSVLPFPVRGAAETQKKDLQYIGALDHSWSGGGKAWAGGWMNGWVSAKTAATMAYYDRRDIPLHYELADTFTVCDAYHSSIHSSTSPNRNHLWSGKTGNEPNGKRAVGNDAYDEGTHPGYDWGTYTERLEKAGRSWRTYTEWENFTDNQIEFFATFKAVARKVLAKTGGHTYMESFYSAVRDADAAGRERLFGLLEEGVATLDKAERRLFERALRRVETGTLADEFAKDVAAGTLPEVSYLVPSAVDSEHPSVSSPVHSATIVYKVLDALGKHPDVWRHTAVIINYDENDGFFDHVPPPVASPEVTEEQWEGKPTGLGMRVPMLVVSPWTIGGYVCSEVFDHTSVIRFLERWTGVKEPNIGDWRRTVTGDLTSAFDFSRARRRPETERPGAIPPFSGRWSPIPPLVQHMPVQEPGTRPARALPYQPDAQAKAVDGAVRVALSNTGRSSAHFVLYPYAGEFPVPQHRDVKGTTQWTVPVTGPAYRFTVTGPNGFRREFAGSAKDGAPAEVASRVDARERDLHLTLRNTGRTALTFRVRPRGYVEEADLRDWTRTVKVKPGRSRTVVHSAADAHGWYDLDVTVDGDDAFRRRLMGHIENGRASVSG, encoded by the coding sequence TTGACCACGGACATTTCACGGCGACGGCTCTTCGCGCTCGGCGGCGGTGCGCTCGGCGCTGCGGCGGCGGGGTCGCTGCTGCCGCCCTCGCTGCAGGCCGCGATAGCCGCGCAGCCGGCACATGCGGCGGGGTCCGGAGGCCGTGACGGGCTCGGAGCCATCAAGCACGTGGTGATCCTGATGCAGGAGAACCGTTCCTTCGACCACTACTTCGGGACGCTCCGGGGCGTACGCGGCTTCGGCGACCGCAACGCCGTCGAGCTGCCTTCCGGCAGGCCCGTCTTCGAGCAGCCGGGCCCGCTGGGCACCAGCGTGCTGCCGTTCCCGGTGCGCGGTGCCGCCGAGACGCAGAAGAAGGACCTCCAGTACATCGGTGCTCTCGACCACTCCTGGAGCGGCGGCGGCAAGGCGTGGGCCGGCGGGTGGATGAACGGCTGGGTATCCGCCAAGACGGCCGCCACCATGGCCTACTACGACCGCCGTGACATCCCGCTGCACTACGAGCTGGCCGACACCTTCACGGTCTGCGACGCCTACCACTCCTCCATCCACTCCTCGACCAGCCCCAACCGCAACCACCTGTGGAGCGGGAAGACGGGCAACGAGCCGAATGGCAAGCGCGCCGTCGGCAACGACGCGTACGACGAGGGCACCCACCCCGGGTACGACTGGGGCACCTACACGGAGCGGCTGGAGAAGGCCGGGCGCAGCTGGCGCACGTACACCGAGTGGGAGAACTTCACCGACAACCAGATCGAGTTCTTCGCCACCTTCAAGGCCGTCGCCCGCAAGGTGCTGGCGAAGACCGGCGGGCACACGTACATGGAGTCGTTCTACTCCGCCGTGCGGGACGCGGACGCGGCCGGGCGGGAGCGGCTGTTCGGCCTGCTGGAGGAGGGTGTCGCCACCCTGGACAAGGCCGAACGCCGTCTCTTCGAGCGGGCGTTGCGCCGGGTGGAGACCGGAACGCTGGCCGACGAGTTCGCCAAGGACGTGGCGGCGGGCACGCTGCCGGAGGTCTCCTATCTGGTGCCCTCCGCCGTCGACTCGGAGCACCCGAGCGTCTCCTCGCCGGTCCACAGCGCGACGATCGTCTACAAGGTCCTGGACGCGCTGGGCAAGCACCCCGACGTGTGGCGGCACACCGCCGTCATCATCAACTACGACGAGAACGACGGCTTCTTCGACCACGTGCCGCCACCGGTCGCCTCGCCAGAGGTGACCGAGGAGCAGTGGGAGGGCAAGCCCACCGGTCTCGGCATGCGAGTGCCGATGCTCGTCGTGTCGCCATGGACCATCGGCGGCTACGTCTGCTCCGAGGTCTTCGACCACACCTCCGTGATCCGCTTCCTGGAGCGCTGGACCGGGGTGAAGGAACCGAACATCGGCGACTGGCGCCGCACGGTCACCGGCGACCTGACCTCTGCTTTCGACTTCTCGCGAGCACGTCGCCGACCTGAGACGGAGCGGCCGGGCGCCATTCCGCCGTTCAGTGGCCGCTGGTCGCCGATCCCGCCGCTCGTGCAGCACATGCCCGTGCAGGAGCCGGGTACGCGTCCGGCCCGTGCACTGCCCTACCAGCCGGACGCGCAGGCGAAGGCGGTGGATGGCGCGGTGCGGGTGGCCCTCAGCAACACGGGGCGCTCGTCGGCGCACTTCGTGCTGTATCCGTACGCGGGCGAGTTCCCCGTACCGCAGCACCGGGACGTGAAGGGCACGACGCAGTGGACGGTGCCCGTCACCGGCCCGGCGTACCGGTTCACGGTGACGGGGCCGAACGGCTTCCGCCGCGAGTTCGCCGGGTCGGCGAAGGACGGTGCTCCGGCCGAGGTCGCGTCGCGGGTCGACGCCCGTGAGCGCGACCTGCATCTCACGCTGCGCAACACGGGGCGGACGGCGCTCACCTTCAGGGTGCGGCCGCGGGGATACGTCGAAGAGGCGGACCTGCGCGACTGGACCAGGACCGTCAAGGTCAAGCCGGGGCGCAGCCGCACGGTGGTGCACTCGGCGGCCGACGCGCACGGCTGGTACGACCTGGACGTCACCGTCGACGGCGACGATGCCTTCCGGCGCCGGCTGATGGGGCACATCGAGAACGGCCGGGCGAGCGTCTCGGGCTGA
- a CDS encoding inositol monophosphatase: MIDDFLAGDLTEVEAAVRAAAAAEIMPRFRQLAAHEIVEKNGPHDLVTTADRLAEEHLTAALSRLLPGSVVVGEEAVHADPEVYGALGGDAPVWIVDPVDGTRQFVRGEPGFCTLVALAHHGETLASWTYAAALDEMAVAVRGRGATLNGISLKAGSPVPGEALRVAMSHPDYTTDAQKRALLGLRTEGIDARPCGSAGLEYLAVARGTLEAVAFNWEFAWDHAAGLLLVTEAGGAQSTLSGAPFRIAGGNDLPFTAARDRATADTVLTALRTGA, translated from the coding sequence ATGATCGATGACTTCCTCGCCGGGGACCTGACCGAGGTCGAGGCGGCGGTCCGCGCAGCGGCCGCCGCCGAGATCATGCCGCGCTTCCGGCAGCTCGCCGCCCACGAGATAGTCGAGAAGAACGGCCCGCACGACCTGGTGACCACCGCGGACCGGCTGGCCGAGGAGCACCTCACCGCCGCCCTGAGCCGGCTCCTGCCCGGCTCCGTGGTCGTCGGCGAGGAGGCGGTCCACGCCGATCCGGAGGTGTACGGGGCGCTGGGCGGCGACGCACCCGTATGGATCGTCGACCCGGTCGACGGCACCCGGCAGTTCGTCCGGGGCGAACCCGGCTTCTGCACCCTGGTCGCGCTCGCGCACCACGGCGAGACCCTGGCCTCCTGGACGTACGCCGCCGCCCTCGACGAGATGGCCGTGGCGGTACGGGGCCGGGGGGCGACGCTCAACGGTATAAGCCTGAAAGCCGGTTCGCCCGTGCCCGGCGAAGCCCTGCGGGTCGCGATGTCACACCCCGACTACACCACCGACGCGCAGAAGCGTGCCCTGCTGGGCCTGCGCACCGAAGGCATCGACGCCCGCCCCTGCGGATCGGCCGGCCTCGAATACCTCGCCGTCGCCCGCGGCACCCTGGAGGCGGTCGCCTTCAACTGGGAGTTCGCCTGGGACCACGCGGCGGGGCTCCTCCTGGTCACGGAGGCGGGCGGCGCGCAGTCCACGCTGTCCGGTGCGCCGTTCCGGATCGCCGGGGGCAACGACCTGCCCTTCACGGCGGCCCGCGACCGGGCGACGGCGGACACCGTGCTGACCGCGCTCCGCACCGGGGCCTGA